The sequence TGGCCTGTCTCAGAAAGTGATCAGTAACTATGTAAACCGTGTTGCTGAAACGCCAGTAGACAAGGTGTTCGAACAGTTTGCATGGGAAGGTTAATCTAGATAGCTTTCTATTTATCTATTTAGCTGCCAAAAATGAAAAGCCCTGCATAGTTGCAGGGCTTTGTAGCATGGGCTGAATAGCGTTAGCTTGTCACTTACTTCGAGTTACTTAATGCTGCTTTAAGTCTTACCAAGGCATCTGCCAGCACTTCAGCGGGGCATCCTAGGTTTAAACGAATAAACCCTGAACCTTCTTCGCCAAACGCACATCCCATACTCGGCACAATACCGGCTTCAATAAGCTTTTGTTCCAGCGCTTGATCACTGATTTGTAAGGCTCTGCAATCTACCCAGGCTAAGTAGGTCGCTTCAGGCTTTGTGAAGCGAATATGAGGCAGCTCTGTTTTTAAGAATCCATCAAGACTATGGATGTTGTCTTGTAAGTAGCGTTTTAGGTCGGCTAACCAAGAATCACACTCTTGATACGCTGTGGTCGCTGCTGACATTGATAGGCTGTTGAAGCAATCCATGCCATGAGCATCCAAACGGCGAACAAATTTTTCCTTTAACTCCAAATTTGGAATGATGAAGTTCGAGATTCTCAGTGAAGATAAACCAAAGGTTTTACTTGCTGCCGTCGCGACGATGAGTTTATCGGTCAAAGCTGCCGGTAACCTTAATGATGAGTAGAATACGTTGGGGGCAAGCGTTAGATCGCTCCAAATCTCATCACTGATTAGCCAAACATTGTATTTTTGGCAGAGTTCGGCAACCTGTGTGATCTCGTGCTCTGTCCACGCTCTGCCTGTCGGATTGTGAGGGTTGCAGAAGATTAAGGCTTTTGCACCACTGGCGAAGCAATCTTCCAAGTGAGCAAAATCAAGCGTGTATTGCCCTTCAGATTCGTTCAGTGGATTGTTTAGTACTTTGCGGTCGTTAAGTTCGATGATCTTGCGAAACGAGCCGTATCCCGGGCTTTGGATGACGATTTGATCATTCTTATCCGTCAACATTTGCAGTGCGATCGCGATACCGGGTAATACGCCGTGTATTGTCGCCATCCACTCTTTTTTGATGTCGGTATCGTGTTGTTCTTTAAACCAATTGATCGCAGCGTGGTAATAGTCATCCTGACGCTCTGAGTAACCAAAAATACCATGGCTTACGTCTTTAGTTAGACGGTCTAGAACATTCTTAGGCGCTTGGAAGTCGTAGTCTGATACCCACATCGGCAGTAGATCTGAGCCTTCTAGCCCAAGTTTCTGCTCCATAAAATCCCATTTGACCGAGCCAGTATTTCGGCGGTTAATTGTATTGTCGAAAGCGTTCATTGGATGTGAGCCTTACTTAGTGCTGTGAGCTAGAGAAGTTTCTGCTGAGTCTTCTAACTGTTCTGGTTTTGCAGGGGCGATACCAAATCCAGTGAAGCCATAAATCAGAGCGAAAATGATACCGGTGTAACATTGGATAGCCCAAGGGAGGTAATCTAACGTTGCCACACCTAGTGTGCTTGCCATGTAAATACCCGCAGCGGTCCAAGGAACCAGTGGCTCGATAATCGTGCCTGCATCTTCGATGGTTCTTGATAGGTTCTTAGTATCTAGCCCCATTTTGCGGTAAGCGTTTTGAAACAATTCGCCTGGGATAAGAAGTGCGAGTTTGCCGTCAGAGGTCGTGAATACTACCGTGATGGTTGCAACAACCGTTGCCGCAATCAACTGTCCTGTTGAGTGAATTAGGTGTAGGAATCGACCGAGTACCACATTCAAAGCACCCGTTAGGCTTAAGATTCCAGCAAAAGAGAACGCACAGAAAACCAGTAGGATAGTGCTCATCATTGAGAACAAACCACCACGGTTTAGCAGCTTAGATACATCAGGAATCAATCCATCAATCGCCGTACCTTTTGCTTCAAATAGAGCAACATTGAAGCCGTCTACATAAGCTTGGAAACCTTGTTGTAGAGAGAAGCCTTGTAAAACCATACCCAATATAATCGCAAGTGCAGATGCACCTAACATTAGTGGCAGTACAGGTTTTTTGGTTAATGCACCCCAAAGAATCATCACTGGTGGGATAATCAAAAGAATGTTGAAGTTATAAAGGCTGTCTAATCCAGCAAGGATTTGAGTCACTTTTTCTGGCTCGCCAACGGTTGTAATGTCAGCGCTTTGACCAGCAAAGAAGAACACAACTGAAGCAATCACAAAGCCAGGTAGCGTTGTGTAAAGCATGTGCTGAATGTGTTCGTAGAGTGTGGTACCTGAAACGACAGGAGCAAAGTTAGTAGAGTCTGAAAGAGGGGATATCTTGTCGCCAAAATATGCGCCAGAAACAACAGCACCCGCGGCAGCTGCCAATGATACATCTAGACCAGCCGCAACACCCATCAGCGCGACACCAACGGTACCCGCAGAGCCCCAAGAAGTACCAGTACATACAGAGACAACAGCGGTAACAAAAAAGGCGGCGATGAGTATGTATTCGGCACTGATGACTTTAAGCCCCCAATAAACCATGTAAGGGATAGTACCGCTGATCATCCAGCTGGCAATCAGGCCACCCACAGATACCAAAATCAAAATGACAGGCATCGCTTTTGCGAGTTTCTCAACGATCGCGTTGATGATGTCATCCCAGTTGTAGCCCATCTTCCAAGCTATACATGCTGTGAAAGTCGCGGAAATGAGTAGCAGAACTTCAATGCGAAGTCCTAAAACACCGTATCCAATAGCAAGTAGCGCAAACATAACGGCGATGGGCGCTAGTGCTAATCCGAACGATGGTAGAGGCTTTGAGTTATTCATATTTGTTGTCCTCAGGTGAATGTAGGGTTTGTTCGGAATGGATAATAAGCGTGCTCTGAAATCTAAAGTGCGACTTCAACACTGTTTTCATGTAAGCGGTTACATGAGGTGTGTACATGAGATTTTGGTCACGTTTTGTTTGATTTTAGCGCTTGATTGGCTTTACGGTCTGTCTTTCAACCAAGGTTGCTTCGAATTTATGCTGCTTCGGTGGCGCGTATCCTGTGGACTTCAATTTAATCGCTAGGTTAGCCGCATAAGTCGACATTTCATCAATAGGGTTATGCATAGTGGTTAACCGAGGGTAGAGATAGCGAGCCAGTAGAACGTCATCAAAACCAATCACAGAGATATCGTCAGGAACGGTAATCCCTTGGTCGTGTAAACTTGTCATTAAACCCGCGGCCATCACATCATTAAAGGTAACTGCGGCTGTCACCTCTGGACATCGGCTTGCTATGATATCGCCCGCTGCCTCCCCTCCAGATTCACTGAAGCTCTGGCTGATGATCCAGTTAGGCTTGATTTCGATATTGGCGGCTTCCATTGCATCTCGGTAGCCCTGTAGTCGGTCGGTTCTATCTTCAATGGGC comes from Vibrio bathopelagicus and encodes:
- a CDS encoding MalY/PatB family protein, coding for MNAFDNTINRRNTGSVKWDFMEQKLGLEGSDLLPMWVSDYDFQAPKNVLDRLTKDVSHGIFGYSERQDDYYHAAINWFKEQHDTDIKKEWMATIHGVLPGIAIALQMLTDKNDQIVIQSPGYGSFRKIIELNDRKVLNNPLNESEGQYTLDFAHLEDCFASGAKALIFCNPHNPTGRAWTEHEITQVAELCQKYNVWLISDEIWSDLTLAPNVFYSSLRLPAALTDKLIVATAASKTFGLSSLRISNFIIPNLELKEKFVRRLDAHGMDCFNSLSMSAATTAYQECDSWLADLKRYLQDNIHSLDGFLKTELPHIRFTKPEATYLAWVDCRALQISDQALEQKLIEAGIVPSMGCAFGEEGSGFIRLNLGCPAEVLADALVRLKAALSNSK
- the nhaC gene encoding Na+/H+ antiporter NhaC, with the protein product MNNSKPLPSFGLALAPIAVMFALLAIGYGVLGLRIEVLLLISATFTACIAWKMGYNWDDIINAIVEKLAKAMPVILILVSVGGLIASWMISGTIPYMVYWGLKVISAEYILIAAFFVTAVVSVCTGTSWGSAGTVGVALMGVAAGLDVSLAAAAGAVVSGAYFGDKISPLSDSTNFAPVVSGTTLYEHIQHMLYTTLPGFVIASVVFFFAGQSADITTVGEPEKVTQILAGLDSLYNFNILLIIPPVMILWGALTKKPVLPLMLGASALAIILGMVLQGFSLQQGFQAYVDGFNVALFEAKGTAIDGLIPDVSKLLNRGGLFSMMSTILLVFCAFSFAGILSLTGALNVVLGRFLHLIHSTGQLIAATVVATITVVFTTSDGKLALLIPGELFQNAYRKMGLDTKNLSRTIEDAGTIIEPLVPWTAAGIYMASTLGVATLDYLPWAIQCYTGIIFALIYGFTGFGIAPAKPEQLEDSAETSLAHSTK